A stretch of DNA from Pseudomonadota bacterium:
TGGTTTTGCCCGTGCCGGGCGGCCCCCAGAAGATCATTGAGTGTAGTTCGCCACCCGCCAGGACACGTGTCAACGCACTCTGGGGTCCGAACAAATGTTGCTGCCCAAAAAACTCGTCAACCGACGTTGGGCGCAAACGATGAGCCAATGGCGTGGCGGCACTCACTAGAACACTCCTTGAAAGCAATAATGGTGCGGCTTGTGCAGGCGTTAGGCAAGCCCGCTCTTCGATGTGCACGCGCAGTCGCGACGCATCACCAGTCTGGCCAAGCAACGGCCGTCAAAGACGTGTCGTGTCGGACCGCAACTATTGCAGGATACGCGGTCAACCCCCTCCGGTCACCGCTTCAACTCGGCAGACGACGCTCCAGCCATCGGCACCAACCGTTAAGGCCTACACGACTTAGCCTTTTGCCCACCGCGAGGCCAAGGCCATTAAAGACCATATCCACCACGTCAAAGGTGCGCTCCCCACTCCACCCCTGAAGGCACTCAAGCAATACACTCAATCCAAACAAGCCCAACACGACCACCCAGTACGCGCGTCGTTTGACGAGCCCGCCAAAGTAAATCGCGAGTGTGGCATAGGCAAGAAGATGCTGAAGTTTGTCCGATAGCGTTACCGGGACAGGCGGTCCGCCCGGTGCGAGACTCAGATACACCACGACGGCAATGAGTAACGCACCACCTACCCACCACATAGGGGCCAGGCGCAGCGCATAGAAATCGGGCGAGGCCATCAGTAATGCGGCAGGAAAACGGGCAGATGACGTTTAGCGTGGAGAAGGCTGACCGATGAGGCTGGCTCCATCCGGCACCGTAAATTCGAACAGGGTGTCCGCGACATCCGCGTTCACATCAACCTCTGAAAACGCAATTCGCGAGGTTTGATCAACGCGATCGATCAGCTCCATCAGTGAGATGCGCTCGTCAGTGAATCGAATACGCACCGTTACAAAATCTGAATTTCGGTCACGGGTTTCGAGCACGATCCACTGATCGCCTTCCGTTTTATGCGAACCCACAACTTTGAATCCTTCCGCTAGTTTGCTCGAATCACCACCCAGCAAGAGACTCGGGTTCGCCCCACGGTAGTCGGCTAATGAACTGACATTTACCTGTTCTAGCACTTCATCGAAATGCCAAAGATCAACGCCATCAGCCAGTAATAGTGACGGATCCGGACTGTCGTATTGCCAACGAAAGCGACCGGGGACTTTAATCGCCACCGTACCGTTTGACGCAGCCGTTTGCCGGCCCGTGTCATCGAGCAAGACGGATGAAAAGCGCGCCGTTAGGCTTTTCGTGTCATCCATGTAGCGTTTTAAACGCTCCAGCGCAGCTTCCTCTTGAGGCGACAGCGTATCAATGGCCGTCGTCTCGACCGCCGGTTGCGCCGAAATCGGCCCCACGATTAACATCATTGAGAAGAGCGTTAACGCGGTAGCGATACGCCGTTGAAATGCCGGATAGCCCGTTAAGCGGGTCACTCGTTTTTCCACCAATTTCATACCTCTTTTTTAACAATACGGTCGACGTCGGACGATCACGGACCACCTTATCGCTTCACGCGTTGCCGCTTGATGGCCACCTGTCATCGACGGCGGCTTTCGACGATCGGCTAATCCTTGGGTGGCGGGGGCGCAATCACCTCACGCGAGCCATTTGATTGCACCGGCCCAACCACACCGGCTTCTTCCATGGCCTCAACCATGCGTGCAGCGCGGTTGTAGCCCACTTTGAGTCGTCGCTGAACGCCCGAAATAGAGGCTTTGCGCGTCTCAGTGACCACTTGAACCGCCTGATCGTACAGCGGATCCTGCTCGGAATCTTCGCCGCTCTCTTCGCCTGCCAGTCCTGGAATTGGACTGCTGGGCCCGGATAAAATTTCATCAATATAGTTGGGTTCACCCGCCTGTTTAAGATATTTAACAACATCGAGCACTTCGTGATCATCAACGAACGCCCCATGAATACGGGTGGGAATTGAGGTACCACCGGGCAGATACAGCATGTCGCCGTGCCCAAGCAAGTGCTCGGCACCCATTTGATCGAGAATGGTTCGACTGTCGATTCTCGACGAGACCTGGAAGGCAATTCGCGCCGGGATATTGGCCTTGATCAGACCGGTAATAACATCGACTGACGGACGCTGCGTGGCGACAATCAGGTGGATTCCGGACGCACGCGCTTTCTGCGCCAACCGCGCGATGAGCTCTTCGACTTTCTTGCCCACCATCATCATCATGTCCGCCAGCTCGTCGATGATCACGACGATCAGCGGCAGCGCGTTGAGCTCCGGCGCGTCCTCCATGGCATTGCCGTCCTCGTCCCGCTCCACTTTATAGAGCGGATCGGACAACGGCTCGCCAGCGGCACGCGCATCCTCCACCTTGCGGTTAAAACCCGCTAGATTGCGTACTTTGAGTGCCGACATCAGCTGATAGCGGCGCTCCATTTCGGCCACACACCAGCGCAATGCGTTAGCCGCCTCTTTCATGTCGGTTACCACCGGTGCGAGTAAATGCGGAATCCCCTCGTACACCGATAGCTCCAGCATCTTGGGATCGACCATGATGAGGCGCACTTGATCGGCCGTGGCTTTGTACAACAATGACAGCACCATCGCATTGATGGCCACAGACTTACCGGAACCGGTGGTACCGGCGATCATCAAGTGTGGCATCTTGGCCAAA
This window harbors:
- a CDS encoding VanZ family protein, which encodes MASPDFYALRLAPMWWVGGALLIAVVVYLSLAPGGPPVPVTLSDKLQHLLAYATLAIYFGGLVKRRAYWVVVLGLFGLSVLLECLQGWSGERTFDVVDMVFNGLGLAVGKRLSRVGLNGWCRWLERRLPS
- the lolA gene encoding outer membrane lipoprotein chaperone LolA; this encodes MTRLTGYPAFQRRIATALTLFSMMLIVGPISAQPAVETTAIDTLSPQEEAALERLKRYMDDTKSLTARFSSVLLDDTGRQTAASNGTVAIKVPGRFRWQYDSPDPSLLLADGVDLWHFDEVLEQVNVSSLADYRGANPSLLLGGDSSKLAEGFKVVGSHKTEGDQWIVLETRDRNSDFVTVRIRFTDERISLMELIDRVDQTSRIAFSEVDVNADVADTLFEFTVPDGASLIGQPSPR